ACGTCCAGACGCGCGCACGGATTTGCGATGCTGGCGAATAAGCGCCGCGTGCTAACCATTTTCCCTGATGATCAACAATATCGATGGTTTCTCCGAGGCTGGCTTTACCTTCCATCCGGGCAACGGCGCCGGAAAAGACCCACGGATGGCGACGAAGTAATGATTTTTCGCGCCCTTTGGCTAACACTAAACGTACACTCATAATTAACTATTCTGTCGATGCAAAGAAATGGGCGCCATTGTCCGGAGTTTTCCATGGATTTGCAACGCGTCCATTAAGGATAAGGGGAGCAGTCATGTCGAAAGTCAGCATAATTGCCTGGGTATACGGCCGGGTTCAGGGGGTAGGGTTTCGCTATACCACCCAGTACGAAGCGAAAAAACTGGGATTAACTGGTTACGCCAAAAATCTTGACGATGGCAGCGTGGAAGTCGTTGCCTGCGGTGAAGAAGGGCAGGTGGAAAAATTAATGCAGTGGTTAAAAAGCGGCGGCCCGCGTTCAGCGCGTGTGGAACGGGTGCTTAGCGAGCCGCATCATCCCTCGGGGGAATTAACCGATTTTCGTATTCGTTAAATGCATTTCACCGGTTTAGGCAGGCCAGCAATTTTGGTGGCTTGCTTTGCCGGGCCTTTCGGGAACAGTCGGTACAGATAGCGGCTATTGCCTTTCTCTTCACCAAATTTATTCGCCATCGCTTTAACCAGCATACGAATTGCCGGAGAGGTATTAAATTCCAGGTAGAAGTCACGCACAAAACGCACCACCTCCCAGTGTTCTGGCGACAGTGTAATACCTTCGTTCTCTGCAATGACCACCGCCAGTGGTTCGCTCCACTGGCTACTCTCTTTGAGATAGCCTTCGGTATCGGTTTCTATCTCTTTACCTTCGAAGATCAGCATAATTATTTACTACCTTAGTCAGACTGGCGGCAGTGTAACAAAAAACAAAGCCCCGCATAAAGCGAGGCTCAGAAAGAGATAGCGGGCGAGATTAATCGCGGCTGGCGAAGCCCAGAATGCTCAACAGGCTAACGAAGATGTTATACAGCGACACATACAGGCTCACAGTGGCACGAATGTAGTTCGTTTCACCGCCGTGGATGATGTTGCTGGTTTCAAACAGAATTGCGCCAGAGGAGATCAGAATGAACACCGCGCTGATCGCCAGATGCAGAGCAGGCAGTTGCAGGAAGATATTCGCTACCATCCCGATCAGGACAACAACAATACCCGCCATCAGCATACCGCCGAGGAACGACATATCTTTGCGAGTGGTCAGCACATACGCAGAGCAGCAGAAGAACACTAATGCCGTACCGCCCAACGCCATGGCAATTACGTCACCCATTCCGGCTGACAGATAGGTGTTCAGAATTGGCCCGAGGATATAACCCAGAAAACCGGTAAACGCGAACGCGGAGATAATCCCGGTCGGCTTATTCGCCGTTTTATAGGTCAGGAACATCAAACCATACATACCCACCAGCGTCAGAATCAGCCCCGGAGATGGCAGCATCAGAACCGTACTGGCCGTCGCGGTAATCGCCGAAAAGGCCAGTGTCAGGCTCAGGAGAAAATAGGTATTACGCAGCACCTTATGGGTGCTAAGCAGCGATGTACGGTCATGTGAAGAACTAACAATACGATCCATTGAGTCACTCTCTATGACAGGTGTAATTAATGAAGCAGCATAATGATAATGCCGAAAGCTACCCAGAGGTTTTACCCATCTTTACGCATTTGATCTGGAACAGGTTTAGCAGAGGATGGTTAAGCCACTGAGTGTGGTATAGCATTTTGACAGGCAAAAGAAAAAGGGGTTAGCATTTAGCTAACCCCTTATCTTATTTGGCGGAAGCGCAGAGATTCGAACTCTGGAACCCTTTCGGGTCGCCGGTTTTCAAGACCGAAGAAAAACAAAGGAAAATCAATATAATACGGAAAAGTGATTAAAAGATAATCAACTTTAACCTCTAGAAAAATCAGGCTATTAGGTGGTTTTCTGAGTTTTTATACCAAGTATTTTTGCGAAAAGATTTTCTGAATTGTCTATTTACTAACCACAAGTGGCAAGTCCAGTGTTGGTGTGACTTTTGTTTTTCGATCATAAATCAACACCTGATTTTCTGTTTTATGCCCACTGAAAATTTGTTTGTCGCGACTGCTGCCTTCGTAATCTGAAATCCCTTTGGCTTTTATGTCATGGAAGTTGCACCCAAACGGAACACCGGCTTTTTGCTCCGCTGCGCGTTTAGCCTGATTCCACCAGTTGTTCAGCGTTTTGGCTATAACTTTCCCACCTTTGGTTGTATTGATCACATACTCGCATGTGCCGGAAGTTACATTTCGGGCTAACTGGATCGCGGTACGTAATCGCGGAGACCATTCCTTAATTTGTTTAGCACCAGTCTTGTTTTGCTCAATGTAAATTCCTTTATCCATAATATCCTGCCATTTTAGCTCGAGCACATCACCGAGCCTTGCCGCACAAAGATAGGATATCTCCATTGCAATACGTAACTGCGGAATTGCTTCCGCATATATCGCAGCATATTGTTCATCAGTGATGTAAACAGTACGAGCTTTAAGCGTGAATTTTCTGACTCCTTTGCATGGATTATTTTTCACATACCCACGCTCATACCCCCATCCGTATACGCGACTCAGACTTGCCAGTTCATGGTTTGCCTGGGTTTTGCTCTCTAGTCCTCGTTTATCCATGAAAATTCTTACCTGTTCAATTTTTACATTATCAGCAAGCACTTTACCGAATACCGCCAGCAACGCTCTTTGATGTTGCCGATAATCTTTTTGGGTTCGGGGGGCCAGTTCTGTAAATGCAGGGGAGTCCATAAACATGTGCCATAATTTAGCGACGGTCATTATGTTGTGGAGTTTTGCTTTTTCCAGTTCATAATTTTGCCAGACTTTAGCTACGCTGGTTTCCCGCACTCTTCCGAGCCCTATAGTTCTTGTGCTTCCTTCGGGTTTCCATACATAACTGTAACCATTCGACCTGACACGTGGTGGCAGTGCATTATCTTTTTTGTTTTTTCTTGGTCTTCCCATTGTTCAGCGCCTCAAAATCGGGTTCAGCAGAAACCAGTTCAGATACTTTCGGCATCGCGGTCGTTCCACGTGGAACATCACTGCGAAGAACTATTGGTTCGTTTTTAGGACCGGTTACAAATGGGATGCCGTGCAACCTTAACTGGTGTTGCTGTTTTGTGTATCGTTCGTATCTCGTAAGCTCTCTAATCTCTGCTGGCGATAGAGTTAATTCGTACATGTGGTCACGTGCCTTACAGCATGACCGCCGCCACTATAGCTGGTGGACGGCGATCAGGGTTGAACATTAAAAATCAGTCTGATTAGGGATCAGTTTTTGCCAGATTGCTGAAACGTATTTCGCCTGGTGGCGGGCGTCATCCAGTGCATTGTGGGGTACACCCTCGAACGGAATAGCCGCTCTGGCATCAAATTCCAGGGCTTTTCCCAGCTCAACGATTGTGCGCACATCGCGATCGTTGTAGTAACGCCACGGACAGGGGATCCCCTGTCGTTCATGTGAACGGCGTAAAATCACGTTGTCGAAGTTAGCCCCATTTCCCCAGACCCGAACAAAAAATTCACCGGAGTTTTCGTCTATAAATTCACGCAACTGCAGCAGTGCATCATCCAACGGGATTTCATCGACCAGAATGGCGGATTGCGCTTCGCGTGATTGTTTCAGCCACCATTTTATGGCGTCCCGATCAATGATTCCGCCTGCAGTTTCCAGATCAATAGTCTTAATAAATTCCGGCCCCATATCTCCGGTCTGCGGATCGAAAAATATTGCACCTATTGAGATAATCGGGGCATCAGGATTTTTTCCCATCGTTTCAAGGTCGATCATCAGATGGTGCCACACCCTGCTGGTGGATGTGGTTTCATGATGACCGTTCACCTTAACTAAGGGATCAGTCGCCTCGCCAGTTTCATTATCGCTGACGTGGTCCTGATCGCCGCCAGTGTTCTCCTTGTGCGGATGTTCAGTGCCTTCCATTTCCTCTGGAGCTTCTTCCCGAGATTCATCCTGATTTTCTCCATCGAATGTTTCCTGGTATGTTGCGTCGCCCATCACTGCACCACAATCAGGGCAGTTGCCACTGCCTGTCTGCCCGCAGGCGGTGCAAACTTTTTCCACTTCTTGTTGCACTACTGGTTCAGGCTGTTTCGTTTCTGGCTCGTTTTGTAACGCATTTTGGCTGTTTTGTTCCGCTTTCTGGTCGTTTTGTTCCGTTTCTGTTTCTTGCAGGTTCTGGTTCACAGAATCGCGAGTCTGGATCCCCTTAACCCATTTTGGATCATTCGGGTCGCTAATCCCGTCAACAAATTCACCACGTGATACAGCAAGCAACTTATCGGCGTCAGTCTGCTTGATATTGGCTGCCTGCATAATTTGGTTTACTTCGTCAGCGGTAACTTTTACCAGTTCCGGTTGTGCGATCGTGTCAGATGCACCAGTATTTTGTTGTGAACCTGAGTATGTGCCGTTTTTGCGGGCAAAATATTCTTCTTTCGTGATTTCAGTAGCCCCGGCAGCCAGCGCCTTATCCAGACCTGAAAGTTTGTTTGCACGACCGTATTTTTCGCCATCCTTATCGGTGAATAGGAAGTAGAACGGCCCCTCACGCTCTACAGATGGTTCTGCTTCCACTTCGCATTCGGTTTTTTCGTTGTCCGGCATTGCCGTTTCCACTGCATTAGTTTCTGGTACTGGCGACGGGAGAGTATTAGTTGTGCTCTGATTTGTACCTTCATCTTCAAACACGCCCTTTGTAGTCAGGTATTCAGTGATGTATTTGTTCAGTGCCACGGGATCCTTGTGAATGTCGATCGGACGCTCACGGACAAGGCCAAAAATAGTCTGACGGTCATAGCGAATGGCATCAGGCTGTTTGCGCATTGATGCGGAAATACGCTTCCAGTCTTCGCGATCGTTCTCGATAACTTCATTTTTTGCCCAGCGATGGATGCTGCCGTCAATGTTTCCGGCATCAATGTCACCAGGCCACAGAGCGTAGGCCAGCTCATCATCCAGTGTTTTCCATGTCTGCTTGTATTCGCGACGAATGACAGCAGTGACAGGGGGGATTTTTTCTGCTGAGTTTTCAGTGTGCTGTCGGTTGACTCTGGCGCGGGCGAGATCAACAACAGAAGTATATTTCCCGGTTTCTTTTCGTTCGGCTTCGCGACGTTTTTTCCAGGCGCGTAATTCAGTCTGGATCTCAGGCCATTTTGCCCCCGGCTTACATTTATGTTTAACCCACCCGATGGCGAACAGCTTAAGCTCCGGATACATGATGTTAACTTCAGGCATTTTCATTAATGCTTCAACGATATGCCCGTCGAATGTTGCCATGTCTTCCTGCAGTAACTCCTGTGCGCTAATCACCATATCAACGGTGATGTTTTCACATGTACCGAACTTAACCAGGACCGCGTTCTGTACTTCAAGGGACAGTTTGTCAAAATTGACGTTCATCGGATCGGATTCTGGTTCGACCAGGACAAAAGAAGCTGAGTTTTCATCCCAGCGATTTTCCTGCATATATTCGGTATCCCAGGAATCGAGGGCAGGGCGTGGCATGCCGGGCTTATCCTCACAGACAATAATTTTATAAGCGCAGTCCTGAGCTGCCGGATATTGCTCCAGGAATAACCAGCCAAATTTAGCTCTTGCGCG
The DNA window shown above is from Escherichia sp. E4742 and carries:
- the yccX gene encoding acylphosphatase produces the protein MSKVSIIAWVYGRVQGVGFRYTTQYEAKKLGLTGYAKNLDDGSVEVVACGEEGQVEKLMQWLKSGGPRSARVERVLSEPHHPSGELTDFRIR
- the tusE gene encoding sulfurtransferase TusE, encoding MLIFEGKEIETDTEGYLKESSQWSEPLAVVIAENEGITLSPEHWEVVRFVRDFYLEFNTSPAIRMLVKAMANKFGEEKGNSRYLYRLFPKGPAKQATKIAGLPKPVKCI
- the yccA gene encoding FtsH protease modulator YccA; the encoded protein is MDRIVSSSHDRTSLLSTHKVLRNTYFLLSLTLAFSAITATASTVLMLPSPGLILTLVGMYGLMFLTYKTANKPTGIISAFAFTGFLGYILGPILNTYLSAGMGDVIAMALGGTALVFFCCSAYVLTTRKDMSFLGGMLMAGIVVVLIGMVANIFLQLPALHLAISAVFILISSGAILFETSNIIHGGETNYIRATVSLYVSLYNIFVSLLSILGFASRD
- a CDS encoding tyrosine-type recombinase/integrase; this encodes MGRPRKNKKDNALPPRVRSNGYSYVWKPEGSTRTIGLGRVRETSVAKVWQNYELEKAKLHNIMTVAKLWHMFMDSPAFTELAPRTQKDYRQHQRALLAVFGKVLADNVKIEQVRIFMDKRGLESKTQANHELASLSRVYGWGYERGYVKNNPCKGVRKFTLKARTVYITDEQYAAIYAEAIPQLRIAMEISYLCAARLGDVLELKWQDIMDKGIYIEQNKTGAKQIKEWSPRLRTAIQLARNVTSGTCEYVINTTKGGKVIAKTLNNWWNQAKRAAEQKAGVPFGCNFHDIKAKGISDYEGSSRDKQIFSGHKTENQVLIYDRKTKVTPTLDLPLVVSK
- a CDS encoding DUF4224 domain-containing protein, with the protein product MYELTLSPAEIRELTRYERYTKQQHQLRLHGIPFVTGPKNEPIVLRSDVPRGTTAMPKVSELVSAEPDFEALNNGKTKKKQKR
- a CDS encoding exonuclease; protein product: MSKVFICAAMPDEQAIKEEGAVAVATAIEAGDERRARAKFGWLFLEQYPAAQDCAYKIIVCEDKPGMPRPALDSWDTEYMQENRWDENSASFVLVEPESDPMNVNFDKLSLEVQNAVLVKFGTCENITVDMVISAQELLQEDMATFDGHIVEALMKMPEVNIMYPELKLFAIGWVKHKCKPGAKWPEIQTELRAWKKRREAERKETGKYTSVVDLARARVNRQHTENSAEKIPPVTAVIRREYKQTWKTLDDELAYALWPGDIDAGNIDGSIHRWAKNEVIENDREDWKRISASMRKQPDAIRYDRQTIFGLVRERPIDIHKDPVALNKYITEYLTTKGVFEDEGTNQSTTNTLPSPVPETNAVETAMPDNEKTECEVEAEPSVEREGPFYFLFTDKDGEKYGRANKLSGLDKALAAGATEITKEEYFARKNGTYSGSQQNTGASDTIAQPELVKVTADEVNQIMQAANIKQTDADKLLAVSRGEFVDGISDPNDPKWVKGIQTRDSVNQNLQETETEQNDQKAEQNSQNALQNEPETKQPEPVVQQEVEKVCTACGQTGSGNCPDCGAVMGDATYQETFDGENQDESREEAPEEMEGTEHPHKENTGGDQDHVSDNETGEATDPLVKVNGHHETTSTSRVWHHLMIDLETMGKNPDAPIISIGAIFFDPQTGDMGPEFIKTIDLETAGGIIDRDAIKWWLKQSREAQSAILVDEIPLDDALLQLREFIDENSGEFFVRVWGNGANFDNVILRRSHERQGIPCPWRYYNDRDVRTIVELGKALEFDARAAIPFEGVPHNALDDARHQAKYVSAIWQKLIPNQTDF